The Gouania willdenowi chromosome 7, fGouWil2.1, whole genome shotgun sequence genome includes a window with the following:
- the bcas1 gene encoding breast carcinoma-amplified sequence 1 isoform X14 codes for MGNENSKNEDQTEDVNISEKHQNGSVSGSVTLNGGPEIDGKDPAVVKQNEEPVTLNLAIDSTECVVIDSEAPPNTAPVSSEISAPPETPEVTKELLVSVQVPPQTPDPPKQKEEVPKKKFFGKMFKKKVEAVVDEPSVEETTISGDQVDAGQTIITTQPEARDPHQDPSQPPTGPVVSVIFNGGPDLQSSPEVDIGTSVTEEGPEKREEEERNQEEKPPVMNFFKSLVNNTKTSKKETATPDVAKDQSQKESQAAPTTTVAEVSEPPTPPKGMSIPPPPPPAPPKLEIKEPAAKCLKPTTKEEPTAAKKPESSPGKSALSKFFRPKTIKEAPQPEVEVTPVIEVQETPVEVSEPVLAVQQSDDKLHLQEETAEEILVTLEQVVEDVQTMIEDEKVDPPKAGTVEAATKPEPPAAGQEEKKTGSKLGFKSLFKSKVQKHSDSGGQTE; via the exons ATGGGAAACGAGAACTCGAAAAACGAAGACCAAACCGAG GATGTGAATATTTCAGAGAAGCATCAGAACGGATCAGTGAGCGGCAGCGTCACGCTGAACGGCGGGCCGGAAATCGACG GTAAAGATCCAGCTGTGGTCAAACAGAACGAAGAACCCGTGACTTTAAACCTCGCCATCGACTCAACTGAATGTGTGGTCATCGACTCAGAGGCCCCGCCCAACACTGCTCCAGTCTCGTCTGAAATCTCCGCCCCTCCTGAAACACCAGAGGTCACCAAGGAGCTCCTCGTTAGTGTCCAGGTTCCCCCACAAACCCCCGATCCCCCCAAACAGAAGGAGGAAGTCCCAAAGAAAAAGTTTTTTGGTAAAATGTTCAAAAAGAAAGTGGAAGCAGTAGTAGACGAGCCGAGTGTGGAGGAAACGACCATCAGTGGAGACCAGGTGGATGCTGGTCAGACCATCATTACCACACAACCA GAGGCTAGAGACCCCCACCAGGACCCCTCTCAGCCACCAACGGGACCAGTAGTCAGTGTGATTTTTAACGGGGGTCCAGACCTTCAAAGTTCTCCTGAAGTCGACATTGGAACCAGTGTCACAGAGGAGGGGCCGGAgaagagagaggaagaggagagaaaCCAAGAGGAAAAACCACCAGTTATGAACTTCTTTAAATCTCTG gtgaataacacaaaaacatccaaaaaggAAACAGCCACCCCTGATGTAGCAAAAGATCAG TCCCAGAAGGAGAGCCAAGCAGCACCAACAACCACC GTTGCAGAGGTATCCGAGCCGCCCACACCACCCAAAGGAATGTCAATccctccaccacctccaccagctccaCCAAAGCTGGAAATCAAAGAACCAGCGGCTAAATGTTTGAAACCAACAACCAAAGAAGAACCAACTGCTGCGAAGAAACCAGAGTCCTCGCCTGGAAAATCAGCTTTGAGCAAATTCTTCCGTCCAAAG ACCATCAAAGAGGCCCCGCAGCCAGAGGTAGAGGTTACACCAGTAATAGAGGTACAG GAAACACCAGTGGAGGTGTCTGAGCCTGTGTTAGCGGTGCAGCAG AGCGACGATAAGCTCCATCTTCAGGAGGAGACAGCCGAGGAAATACTTGTAACCCTGGAG CAGGTGGTTGAAGATGTGCAGACGATGATTGAAGATGAG AAGGTGGACCCTCCCAAAGCTGGCACTGTGGAGGCTGCAACGAAACCAGAACCGCCAGCAGCGGGTCAGGAAGAGAAGAAGACTGGCTCCAAATTAGGCTTCAAGTCCCTCTTCAAGTCCAAA